The Zingiber officinale cultivar Zhangliang chromosome 10A, Zo_v1.1, whole genome shotgun sequence genome contains a region encoding:
- the LOC122026546 gene encoding leucine-rich repeat extensin-like protein 3, which translates to MRRSTHVAARHGVGRPRKSTLESLATDSPEIPIGFEPVGQGQTQDTADASGSQTSMAPLEVPTSAALAIPTPTVFTVPPGVPLAYPAPASVEPTAYQAPQPLEPTVYPAPAPAVPVAPFPAPPPTVPPIATTHIDPTVPPVVYARVYATAPGVPPPVYPVVLPIPPAPVIPPVPATIPTHLTNIVAARA; encoded by the coding sequence atgaggagatctacgcaTGTAGCTGCGAGACATGGTGTTGGACGACCACGTAAGAGcactttggaatctctggcaacGGACTCGCCAGAGATCCCTATTGGGTTTGAGCcagtcggtcagggacagactcaagatACTGCAGATGCGTCGGGTTCTCAGACctcgatggctcctttagaggtacctacctcggctgcacTCGCTATAcccacccctaccgtatttacggtaccaccaggggtaccactgGCATATCCGGCACCTGCTTCGGTCGAGCCTACGGCGTATCAGGCACCACAGCCACTTGAACCTACAGTTTACCCAGCACCCGCACCAGCGGTACCAGTTGCTCCATTTCCGGCACCACCACCTACTGTACCTCCAATCGCAACCACTCATATTGACCCTacagtaccaccagtggtataTGCCCGAGTTTATGcaacagcaccgggagtacctcccccggtctatccAGTGGTACTACCTATACCACCAGCTCCAGTGATTCCACCAGTTCCCGCGACGATCCCTACCCACCTCACTAatattgtcgcggcacgagcctag